CGACACAAATCAAGAACAATTGAATAAAGTTAGTTGTTTACGTTCTGGGCGGCCAATTGACGTAAATGCGTGGTGCGATTGTTGGCGGTTTATCCGTCGGTTAAACGACGAAGAATTGCCCGCAGTTCTAAGCTCGATACAAGCCCGTCGACCGCAGCCCACCGCACAAACTCCGAGGGCTCGGTGTTCGGTGAGCGATTTATTTATATATCGGTGAATTTCATATCAGATAAGAACCCCCGCTTCCACGAAAACTGAATGCCCTTTTCCGACAAGTTATTATTCATCTCATTCAtcgttcttctcctttcaaTAATTCTATACATAACACCACAGCCTCAGTCTAAAGATACAATGCCAACAGCACTTAGGAACGTCATTGTAGTCGGGGGATCTTATGTGGGCTCTGTGAGTTGTCTCCTCCCGCCATAAATTAATAGGCTGCGGAGTTTTTCCCAAGCAAATGCTAACGTGGCAAAactctcgctcttccttGATTCGTTCATTAGAAAGCTGCACAAGAGCTGGCTGTAGTCCTCCCACCTACACATCGAGTACTCCTTGTTGAACCTCATAGTCAtttccaccacctctttGCTTTCGTGAGTTTTTTCTTGGCAGTCGGCGGTGTGGTGTCACTGTGCTTCTCTCGGAGTTTTGTTCGGTCATCAGCGTTCTTTCGGGATAAAAAAATGGTCCGCAAGAGCGTGCTGCAGAATGAGTGAAACCTCAATTCCTTCGCAGTTTATTACCTCCAGTGTACAGTTCACACCCAGATCATGGTGAAGCAGGCATGCGAAAGCACGATATAACTTTGTCTGGTCACTTCGGGAATTGGTAGCATGTGTTCAGCTGTTGTTCTGCGGTGAATTCGCAAGGTTTAACAAGATCGCTGACCATtcaattttttttaaatCTCCTACAGCCTCGATTTGCCGTCGTTCCTACACACGAACACAAAGCTTTCATTCCCTTCACCTCCGTATTCAATGATTCCGCCATCCCTAACCCTTCTATCCACGCTGTCGTCCGAGCCAAAGTCAACGCCGTTTACCCCACACATGTTTCCCTCGACCGAGCCTGGCAAGGCGAGACCGATATCTCTTATGATTTCCTCGCTATCGCTACCGGTACAAGGCTCCCTGCTCCCGGATCTATGCAAAGCGAGGATAAGTCCAATTCTGTAGAGTATTTCAAGACTTATCAGGAGGGCGTAAAGGAGGCTAAGGATATTGTGATTGTTGGAGGCGGTGCGGTTGGCGTTCAAATGGCTTGTGATATCAAGGAGGTCTCTCCTGAGAAGAATGTGACTCTTGTTCAGTCTAGGGACCGCGTCATGCCCAAATTTCACCCCAAGCTTCACGAGATCATCTCTAATCGCTTCAAGGAACTCGGAGTCAAGTAAGTACTTCCTCcctgctcatcatctgtcGTCATTGAGAAACTAACATTTTACTCCAGCCTTGTCACCAACAATCGCGTCACCGTCCCTGCTGAAGGTTTCCCCAATGACGGCTCAACATTCTCCGTCGCTCTCAAAGACGGCACCTCCATCCCCGCCCAACTCGTTATTCCCGCTACCGGCCAAATCCCCAACTCTCAACTTCTGTCCACCTtacctccttcctctaccGACTCTCTCGTTAACCCTGCCAACGGCTTCATCCGCGTCCGTCCTACCCTCCAATTACAAGATACAAAATACTCCAACATTTTTGCTGTAGGCGATATCGCCGACTCGGGAGCGCATAAAGCTGCTAGACCCGCTATGCAGCATGTGAAAGTGCTCGCGAGAAACATTGTAGCTATGATTGATGGAAAACAGCCCGAAGAGAAAATTGAGGTCGAGCCTGCTGCGATCCATATGACATTGGGGTTAATCCAAAACATTGTGTTTAGAAACCCTAACATTGCCACTGGTGACACTGAGCCTTTCTACAAATTCCGAGATGAGTGAGTGTTTAAAATGACAATTGCTCGATTGGGGATCACAGAGCTAACGTATGGATGCGACAGCGGTAAGCCTGATATGGGCATTGAAGATGTTTGGGCTAGACGCGGAGTTGTAGTCAACGACCCCAGCGAATATTTCCTGTAAAACAATCCGAGATAGTTAGATTATTGGCAGTAAAATGTCAAAACCTCTACATTCTGTACTAGACTTATAGAGAAAACGAGAAATGATACATGGGTCTTCTTGCAGGATTCCTGGTCGCGTAGAGCGGAAGATGATCCATGAAGGTCAACAATGGCCGTTCAAGATAGCAAATGAACGAATAATCTGATGTTGTTAAAAAGACATGTTGCAATCTTTCATTTCATTAGATCTAGCAGATGATTAATAAATCATTTGATCATCTCTTGGATATTATTCTGTATCCGAAGCAGCCCCCACTGCGCCCCCACTCTTACTCCATCCCCATCAAAGCATCGAGTATCGAGCATCGAACATCAAAAGACCCCAAAGTTAAGCACCGTAcctcctttcccattctttcGGTTACCCGACCCTTATTTCCAATCCTTCCCGCTAACTTTTGAAACCAACCTTCCCTTctacctttttttttttcatttcttCTCAAGATCGGTCGGCGAACGAGGGAAACTGCAtggagacgagaagagCTAAGCCTACAGATTTGGTGGAGGGGTGAATGTTGGAGGGTGTGAAAAAGCTTTGTTGattggtgatgaaggagatggtcgaaggcggatgatgatatggaACAAAATCATTACTGATATAGGTTGTGGTATGTGGATGACATTTTCAAAAAGGAAGGGTCTTCCATTTGTCCACTTTCTGATGCCCGACTGCTGTTCGCCTACTGCCTACATTCACACGCACGCCTAGGGCATCACCATTTGAAGATTAGACCGTACATTATGCACTACGCGCACACTTTGCAATCGCGTCCATATACGCTGCATCAGCGATCAACATCACTTACTGCACTAGACACTTGCACCTATAATGCGCAGGAACCTCCTTTCCGCGTTGACCATTTCATTTTT
This Cryptococcus neoformans var. neoformans JEC21 chromosome 9 sequence DNA region includes the following protein-coding sequences:
- a CDS encoding oxidoreductase, putative; amino-acid sequence: MPFSDKLLFISFIVLLLSIILYITPQPQSKDTMPTALRNVIVVGGSYVGSKAAQELAVVLPPTHRVLLVEPHSHFHHLFAFPRFAVVPTHEHKAFIPFTSVFNDSAIPNPSIHAVVRAKVNAVYPTHVSLDRAWQGETDISYDFLAIATGTRLPAPGSMQSEDKSNSVEYFKTYQEGVKEAKDIVIVGGGAVGVQMACDIKEVSPEKNVTLVQSRDRVMPKFHPKLHEIISNRFKELGVNLVTNNRVTVPAEGFPNDGSTFSVALKDGTSIPAQLVIPATGQIPNSQLLSTLPPSSTDSLVNPANGFIRVRPTLQLQDTKYSNIFAVGDIADSGAHKAARPAMQHVKVLARNIVAMIDGKQPEEKIEVEPAAIHMTLGLIQNIVFRNPNIATGDTEPFYKFRDDGKPDMGIEDVWARRGVVVNDPSEYFL